One stretch of Zootoca vivipara chromosome 8, rZooViv1.1, whole genome shotgun sequence DNA includes these proteins:
- the DPY19L4 gene encoding probable C-mannosyltransferase DPY19L4 isoform X4 has translation MMYAMYLSTYHERKFWFSGRPELEREITFQGDGAIYYSFYKDLLRAPSFKRGFNQLTHDNRTLSLKTMNVVRQMTLYPELIASLLYQASGSEEVIEPVYFYIGIVFGLQGIYVTALFVTSWLMSGTWLAGMLTVVWFIINRADTTKIDYSIPSRENWALPYFACQVAALTGYLKNNINPSAERFCYLLVSASTYTFMMMWEYSHYLLFVQAVCLFLLDTVGFTQTEKVHEVYKVYLFSLFLGYMLQFENPALLVSPLLSLVAAVLLAKYLQMNTKKGTLLSRMLKAIYFYLVFTITVTLNFVVKTFIPHKENEHLMKVLEVKLGLNITKNFTINWLLCQESLQTPSQDFFLRLTQSSLLPFYILVLIICLVSVGQATFRRISGEPVNDTAKLEGGRIGERPEVVYHVLHTLSLGLLAMMMEGMKYVWTPYVCMIAAFGVCSPELWMTLFKWLRLKAVHPILLALILSMAVPTIIGFSLWKEFFPRIMAELSELQEFYDPDTVGLMTWIKRQAPIAAVFAGSPQLMGTIKLCTGWMVTNLPLYNEEDLQKRNENIFQIYSKRSAEDIYKILTSYKATYLVIEDSICNEVGPVRGCRVKDLLDIANGHVYYEENDSYGYSKYGRFCQEIKMNYSPYVNYFTRVYWNRSYYVYKVNTVISFQS, from the exons ATGATGTATGCCATGTACCTTTCGACATACCATGAGCGCAAATTCTGGTTCTCTGGCAGGCCG GAGCTTGAACGAGAAATCACATTTCAGGGTGATGGTGCCATTTactactcattttacaaagactTATTAAGAGCTCCCTCGTTTAAAAGAG GCTTTAATCAATTAACCCACGACAACAGGACTCTCTCGCTGAAGACCATGAATGTTGTGCGGCAAATGACGCTGTATCCAGAATTGATCGCCAGCCTCTTATACCAAGCATCTGGCAGTGAA GAGGTTATTGAGCCAGTATATTTTTACATTGGTATAGTATTTGGACTGCAGGGGATCTATGTGACTGCGTTGTTCGTAACCAGCTGGCTTATGAGTGGGACTTGGCTGGCAGGGATGCTGACAGTAGTCTGGTTCATTATTAACAG GGCAGATACCACAAAAATAGACTATTCTATCCCGTCAAGAGAAAATTGGGCATTGCCATATTTTGCTTGTCAAGTAGCAGCTCTTACTGGCTATTTAAAGAACAACATAAATCCTTCTGCTGAG AGGTTTTGCTACCTGTTGGTGAGTGCTTCAACCTACACTTTCATGATGATGTGGGAGTACAGTCACTATCTGCTGTTTGTCCAGGCTGTGTGTCTCTTCTTGTTGGACACTGTGGGTTTCACACAGACAGAGAAG GTACATGAAGTGTATAAGGTCtacttgttttctctctttctgggATACATGTTACAGTTTGAGAATCCAGCTCTGTTAGTGTCTCCACTCCTCAGCCTTGTTGCAGCGGTGCTGCTGGCAAAATACCTCCAG atgaATACAAAAAAGGGGACACTTCTTTCAAGGATGCTGAAAGCCATTTACTTTTATTTGGTATTCACAATAACAGTGACTTTGAATTTTGTAGTGAAG ACTTTTATTCCCCATAAAGAAAATGAACATTTAATGAAAGTGCTTGAAGTAAAATTGGGTTTAAACATAACTAA GAACTTCACAATCAACTGGCTGCTGTGTCAAGAGTCCCTTCAGACACCATCCCAAGACTTCTTTCTGCGGCTCACTCAGTCCTCACTATTGCCTTTCTACATTTTAGTGCTAATCATTTGCCTCGTGTCTGTTGGCCAGGCCACCTTCAGGAGAATTAG TGGTGAACCAGTCAATGACACAGCGAAGCTTGAGGGCGGGAGGATTGGAGAAAGGCCAGAGGTTGTGTACCATGTACTTCACACACTTTCGCTGGGATTGCTTGCAATGATGATGGAAGG AATGAAGTACGTGTGGACTCCCTATGTTTGCATGATTGCTGCGTTTGGCGTATGCTCTCCGGAGCTCTGGATGACTCTTTTCAAGTGGCTCCGACTGAAGGCTGTGCACCCTATTTTGCTG GCTCTCATTCTGAGTATGGCAGTTCCAACTATCATAGGCTTCAGCTTGTGGAAAGAG TTTTTTCCTAGGATCATGGCAGAACTTTCAGAACTGCAGGAATTTTATGACCCTGACACAGTCGGACTCATGACCTGGATCAA AAGACAGGCTCCTATTGCTGCTGTGTTTGCCGGCAGTCCGCAGCTGATGGGCACGATCAAGTTGTGCACTGGCTGGATGGTGACCAACCTGCCCCTGTATAATGAGGAGGACCTGCAAAAGAGGAATGAGAAT ATTTTTCAGATCTATTCCAAAAGATCAGCTGAAGATATTTACAAGATACTCACATCATACAAAGCCACCTATTTGGTTATAGAGGATTCCATTTGCAATGAGGTGGGGCCTGTGAGGGGATGCCGGGTCAAAGACTTACTGGATATTGCCAACGGCCAT GTGTATTATGAAGAAAACGACAGCTATGGCTACTCTAAATATGGACGGTTTTGTCAGGAGATCAAAATGAACTATTCTCCATACGTGAACTACTTCACTCGAGTATACTGGAACAGATCCTATTACGTATACAAAGTCAACACTGTGATATCCTTCCAGTCCTGA
- the DPY19L4 gene encoding probable C-mannosyltransferase DPY19L4 isoform X1, translated as MVIISDDCRYPSYQNSCSYEVLLYVCKWDRKREGKTISQQTGAEDLKQRKKPNRTEAEGKAPEENDEETKKSKKSSRYVFIPRFAKLFFGCLAAVISGMMYAMYLSTYHERKFWFSGRPELEREITFQGDGAIYYSFYKDLLRAPSFKRGFNQLTHDNRTLSLKTMNVVRQMTLYPELIASLLYQASGSEEVIEPVYFYIGIVFGLQGIYVTALFVTSWLMSGTWLAGMLTVVWFIINRADTTKIDYSIPSRENWALPYFACQVAALTGYLKNNINPSAERFCYLLVSASTYTFMMMWEYSHYLLFVQAVCLFLLDTVGFTQTEKVHEVYKVYLFSLFLGYMLQFENPALLVSPLLSLVAAVLLAKYLQMNTKKGTLLSRMLKAIYFYLVFTITVTLNFVVKTFIPHKENEHLMKVLEVKLGLNITKNFTINWLLCQESLQTPSQDFFLRLTQSSLLPFYILVLIICLVSVGQATFRRISGEPVNDTAKLEGGRIGERPEVVYHVLHTLSLGLLAMMMEGMKYVWTPYVCMIAAFGVCSPELWMTLFKWLRLKAVHPILLALILSMAVPTIIGFSLWKEFFPRIMAELSELQEFYDPDTVGLMTWIKRQAPIAAVFAGSPQLMGTIKLCTGWMVTNLPLYNEEDLQKRNENIFQIYSKRSAEDIYKILTSYKATYLVIEDSICNEVGPVRGCRVKDLLDIANGHVYYEENDSYGYSKYGRFCQEIKMNYSPYVNYFTRVYWNRSYYVYKVNTVISFQS; from the exons GAGCTGAAGAtctgaagcagagaaagaagCCAAACAGAACAGAAGCTGAAGGAAAAGCTCCTGAAGAAAACGATGAGGAAACAAAAAAGTCAAAAAAATCTTCAAGAT ATGTCTTCATTCCACGTTTCGCAAAGCTTTTCTTTGGCTGTCTTGCAGCAGTCATAAGTGGAATGATGTATGCCATGTACCTTTCGACATACCATGAGCGCAAATTCTGGTTCTCTGGCAGGCCG GAGCTTGAACGAGAAATCACATTTCAGGGTGATGGTGCCATTTactactcattttacaaagactTATTAAGAGCTCCCTCGTTTAAAAGAG GCTTTAATCAATTAACCCACGACAACAGGACTCTCTCGCTGAAGACCATGAATGTTGTGCGGCAAATGACGCTGTATCCAGAATTGATCGCCAGCCTCTTATACCAAGCATCTGGCAGTGAA GAGGTTATTGAGCCAGTATATTTTTACATTGGTATAGTATTTGGACTGCAGGGGATCTATGTGACTGCGTTGTTCGTAACCAGCTGGCTTATGAGTGGGACTTGGCTGGCAGGGATGCTGACAGTAGTCTGGTTCATTATTAACAG GGCAGATACCACAAAAATAGACTATTCTATCCCGTCAAGAGAAAATTGGGCATTGCCATATTTTGCTTGTCAAGTAGCAGCTCTTACTGGCTATTTAAAGAACAACATAAATCCTTCTGCTGAG AGGTTTTGCTACCTGTTGGTGAGTGCTTCAACCTACACTTTCATGATGATGTGGGAGTACAGTCACTATCTGCTGTTTGTCCAGGCTGTGTGTCTCTTCTTGTTGGACACTGTGGGTTTCACACAGACAGAGAAG GTACATGAAGTGTATAAGGTCtacttgttttctctctttctgggATACATGTTACAGTTTGAGAATCCAGCTCTGTTAGTGTCTCCACTCCTCAGCCTTGTTGCAGCGGTGCTGCTGGCAAAATACCTCCAG atgaATACAAAAAAGGGGACACTTCTTTCAAGGATGCTGAAAGCCATTTACTTTTATTTGGTATTCACAATAACAGTGACTTTGAATTTTGTAGTGAAG ACTTTTATTCCCCATAAAGAAAATGAACATTTAATGAAAGTGCTTGAAGTAAAATTGGGTTTAAACATAACTAA GAACTTCACAATCAACTGGCTGCTGTGTCAAGAGTCCCTTCAGACACCATCCCAAGACTTCTTTCTGCGGCTCACTCAGTCCTCACTATTGCCTTTCTACATTTTAGTGCTAATCATTTGCCTCGTGTCTGTTGGCCAGGCCACCTTCAGGAGAATTAG TGGTGAACCAGTCAATGACACAGCGAAGCTTGAGGGCGGGAGGATTGGAGAAAGGCCAGAGGTTGTGTACCATGTACTTCACACACTTTCGCTGGGATTGCTTGCAATGATGATGGAAGG AATGAAGTACGTGTGGACTCCCTATGTTTGCATGATTGCTGCGTTTGGCGTATGCTCTCCGGAGCTCTGGATGACTCTTTTCAAGTGGCTCCGACTGAAGGCTGTGCACCCTATTTTGCTG GCTCTCATTCTGAGTATGGCAGTTCCAACTATCATAGGCTTCAGCTTGTGGAAAGAG TTTTTTCCTAGGATCATGGCAGAACTTTCAGAACTGCAGGAATTTTATGACCCTGACACAGTCGGACTCATGACCTGGATCAA AAGACAGGCTCCTATTGCTGCTGTGTTTGCCGGCAGTCCGCAGCTGATGGGCACGATCAAGTTGTGCACTGGCTGGATGGTGACCAACCTGCCCCTGTATAATGAGGAGGACCTGCAAAAGAGGAATGAGAAT ATTTTTCAGATCTATTCCAAAAGATCAGCTGAAGATATTTACAAGATACTCACATCATACAAAGCCACCTATTTGGTTATAGAGGATTCCATTTGCAATGAGGTGGGGCCTGTGAGGGGATGCCGGGTCAAAGACTTACTGGATATTGCCAACGGCCAT GTGTATTATGAAGAAAACGACAGCTATGGCTACTCTAAATATGGACGGTTTTGTCAGGAGATCAAAATGAACTATTCTCCATACGTGAACTACTTCACTCGAGTATACTGGAACAGATCCTATTACGTATACAAAGTCAACACTGTGATATCCTTCCAGTCCTGA
- the DPY19L4 gene encoding probable C-mannosyltransferase DPY19L4 isoform X5, translated as MNVVRQMTLYPELIASLLYQASGSEEVIEPVYFYIGIVFGLQGIYVTALFVTSWLMSGTWLAGMLTVVWFIINRADTTKIDYSIPSRENWALPYFACQVAALTGYLKNNINPSAERFCYLLVSASTYTFMMMWEYSHYLLFVQAVCLFLLDTVGFTQTEKVHEVYKVYLFSLFLGYMLQFENPALLVSPLLSLVAAVLLAKYLQMNTKKGTLLSRMLKAIYFYLVFTITVTLNFVVKTFIPHKENEHLMKVLEVKLGLNITKNFTINWLLCQESLQTPSQDFFLRLTQSSLLPFYILVLIICLVSVGQATFRRISGEPVNDTAKLEGGRIGERPEVVYHVLHTLSLGLLAMMMEGMKYVWTPYVCMIAAFGVCSPELWMTLFKWLRLKAVHPILLALILSMAVPTIIGFSLWKEFFPRIMAELSELQEFYDPDTVGLMTWIKRQAPIAAVFAGSPQLMGTIKLCTGWMVTNLPLYNEEDLQKRNENIFQIYSKRSAEDIYKILTSYKATYLVIEDSICNEVGPVRGCRVKDLLDIANGHVYYEENDSYGYSKYGRFCQEIKMNYSPYVNYFTRVYWNRSYYVYKVNTVISFQS; from the exons ATGAATGTTGTGCGGCAAATGACGCTGTATCCAGAATTGATCGCCAGCCTCTTATACCAAGCATCTGGCAGTGAA GAGGTTATTGAGCCAGTATATTTTTACATTGGTATAGTATTTGGACTGCAGGGGATCTATGTGACTGCGTTGTTCGTAACCAGCTGGCTTATGAGTGGGACTTGGCTGGCAGGGATGCTGACAGTAGTCTGGTTCATTATTAACAG GGCAGATACCACAAAAATAGACTATTCTATCCCGTCAAGAGAAAATTGGGCATTGCCATATTTTGCTTGTCAAGTAGCAGCTCTTACTGGCTATTTAAAGAACAACATAAATCCTTCTGCTGAG AGGTTTTGCTACCTGTTGGTGAGTGCTTCAACCTACACTTTCATGATGATGTGGGAGTACAGTCACTATCTGCTGTTTGTCCAGGCTGTGTGTCTCTTCTTGTTGGACACTGTGGGTTTCACACAGACAGAGAAG GTACATGAAGTGTATAAGGTCtacttgttttctctctttctgggATACATGTTACAGTTTGAGAATCCAGCTCTGTTAGTGTCTCCACTCCTCAGCCTTGTTGCAGCGGTGCTGCTGGCAAAATACCTCCAG atgaATACAAAAAAGGGGACACTTCTTTCAAGGATGCTGAAAGCCATTTACTTTTATTTGGTATTCACAATAACAGTGACTTTGAATTTTGTAGTGAAG ACTTTTATTCCCCATAAAGAAAATGAACATTTAATGAAAGTGCTTGAAGTAAAATTGGGTTTAAACATAACTAA GAACTTCACAATCAACTGGCTGCTGTGTCAAGAGTCCCTTCAGACACCATCCCAAGACTTCTTTCTGCGGCTCACTCAGTCCTCACTATTGCCTTTCTACATTTTAGTGCTAATCATTTGCCTCGTGTCTGTTGGCCAGGCCACCTTCAGGAGAATTAG TGGTGAACCAGTCAATGACACAGCGAAGCTTGAGGGCGGGAGGATTGGAGAAAGGCCAGAGGTTGTGTACCATGTACTTCACACACTTTCGCTGGGATTGCTTGCAATGATGATGGAAGG AATGAAGTACGTGTGGACTCCCTATGTTTGCATGATTGCTGCGTTTGGCGTATGCTCTCCGGAGCTCTGGATGACTCTTTTCAAGTGGCTCCGACTGAAGGCTGTGCACCCTATTTTGCTG GCTCTCATTCTGAGTATGGCAGTTCCAACTATCATAGGCTTCAGCTTGTGGAAAGAG TTTTTTCCTAGGATCATGGCAGAACTTTCAGAACTGCAGGAATTTTATGACCCTGACACAGTCGGACTCATGACCTGGATCAA AAGACAGGCTCCTATTGCTGCTGTGTTTGCCGGCAGTCCGCAGCTGATGGGCACGATCAAGTTGTGCACTGGCTGGATGGTGACCAACCTGCCCCTGTATAATGAGGAGGACCTGCAAAAGAGGAATGAGAAT ATTTTTCAGATCTATTCCAAAAGATCAGCTGAAGATATTTACAAGATACTCACATCATACAAAGCCACCTATTTGGTTATAGAGGATTCCATTTGCAATGAGGTGGGGCCTGTGAGGGGATGCCGGGTCAAAGACTTACTGGATATTGCCAACGGCCAT GTGTATTATGAAGAAAACGACAGCTATGGCTACTCTAAATATGGACGGTTTTGTCAGGAGATCAAAATGAACTATTCTCCATACGTGAACTACTTCACTCGAGTATACTGGAACAGATCCTATTACGTATACAAAGTCAACACTGTGATATCCTTCCAGTCCTGA
- the DPY19L4 gene encoding probable C-mannosyltransferase DPY19L4 isoform X2, which produces MEKEGAEDLKQRKKPNRTEAEGKAPEENDEETKKSKKSSRYVFIPRFAKLFFGCLAAVISGMMYAMYLSTYHERKFWFSGRPELEREITFQGDGAIYYSFYKDLLRAPSFKRGFNQLTHDNRTLSLKTMNVVRQMTLYPELIASLLYQASGSEEVIEPVYFYIGIVFGLQGIYVTALFVTSWLMSGTWLAGMLTVVWFIINRADTTKIDYSIPSRENWALPYFACQVAALTGYLKNNINPSAERFCYLLVSASTYTFMMMWEYSHYLLFVQAVCLFLLDTVGFTQTEKVHEVYKVYLFSLFLGYMLQFENPALLVSPLLSLVAAVLLAKYLQMNTKKGTLLSRMLKAIYFYLVFTITVTLNFVVKTFIPHKENEHLMKVLEVKLGLNITKNFTINWLLCQESLQTPSQDFFLRLTQSSLLPFYILVLIICLVSVGQATFRRISGEPVNDTAKLEGGRIGERPEVVYHVLHTLSLGLLAMMMEGMKYVWTPYVCMIAAFGVCSPELWMTLFKWLRLKAVHPILLALILSMAVPTIIGFSLWKEFFPRIMAELSELQEFYDPDTVGLMTWIKRQAPIAAVFAGSPQLMGTIKLCTGWMVTNLPLYNEEDLQKRNENIFQIYSKRSAEDIYKILTSYKATYLVIEDSICNEVGPVRGCRVKDLLDIANGHVYYEENDSYGYSKYGRFCQEIKMNYSPYVNYFTRVYWNRSYYVYKVNTVISFQS; this is translated from the exons atggagaaggaag GAGCTGAAGAtctgaagcagagaaagaagCCAAACAGAACAGAAGCTGAAGGAAAAGCTCCTGAAGAAAACGATGAGGAAACAAAAAAGTCAAAAAAATCTTCAAGAT ATGTCTTCATTCCACGTTTCGCAAAGCTTTTCTTTGGCTGTCTTGCAGCAGTCATAAGTGGAATGATGTATGCCATGTACCTTTCGACATACCATGAGCGCAAATTCTGGTTCTCTGGCAGGCCG GAGCTTGAACGAGAAATCACATTTCAGGGTGATGGTGCCATTTactactcattttacaaagactTATTAAGAGCTCCCTCGTTTAAAAGAG GCTTTAATCAATTAACCCACGACAACAGGACTCTCTCGCTGAAGACCATGAATGTTGTGCGGCAAATGACGCTGTATCCAGAATTGATCGCCAGCCTCTTATACCAAGCATCTGGCAGTGAA GAGGTTATTGAGCCAGTATATTTTTACATTGGTATAGTATTTGGACTGCAGGGGATCTATGTGACTGCGTTGTTCGTAACCAGCTGGCTTATGAGTGGGACTTGGCTGGCAGGGATGCTGACAGTAGTCTGGTTCATTATTAACAG GGCAGATACCACAAAAATAGACTATTCTATCCCGTCAAGAGAAAATTGGGCATTGCCATATTTTGCTTGTCAAGTAGCAGCTCTTACTGGCTATTTAAAGAACAACATAAATCCTTCTGCTGAG AGGTTTTGCTACCTGTTGGTGAGTGCTTCAACCTACACTTTCATGATGATGTGGGAGTACAGTCACTATCTGCTGTTTGTCCAGGCTGTGTGTCTCTTCTTGTTGGACACTGTGGGTTTCACACAGACAGAGAAG GTACATGAAGTGTATAAGGTCtacttgttttctctctttctgggATACATGTTACAGTTTGAGAATCCAGCTCTGTTAGTGTCTCCACTCCTCAGCCTTGTTGCAGCGGTGCTGCTGGCAAAATACCTCCAG atgaATACAAAAAAGGGGACACTTCTTTCAAGGATGCTGAAAGCCATTTACTTTTATTTGGTATTCACAATAACAGTGACTTTGAATTTTGTAGTGAAG ACTTTTATTCCCCATAAAGAAAATGAACATTTAATGAAAGTGCTTGAAGTAAAATTGGGTTTAAACATAACTAA GAACTTCACAATCAACTGGCTGCTGTGTCAAGAGTCCCTTCAGACACCATCCCAAGACTTCTTTCTGCGGCTCACTCAGTCCTCACTATTGCCTTTCTACATTTTAGTGCTAATCATTTGCCTCGTGTCTGTTGGCCAGGCCACCTTCAGGAGAATTAG TGGTGAACCAGTCAATGACACAGCGAAGCTTGAGGGCGGGAGGATTGGAGAAAGGCCAGAGGTTGTGTACCATGTACTTCACACACTTTCGCTGGGATTGCTTGCAATGATGATGGAAGG AATGAAGTACGTGTGGACTCCCTATGTTTGCATGATTGCTGCGTTTGGCGTATGCTCTCCGGAGCTCTGGATGACTCTTTTCAAGTGGCTCCGACTGAAGGCTGTGCACCCTATTTTGCTG GCTCTCATTCTGAGTATGGCAGTTCCAACTATCATAGGCTTCAGCTTGTGGAAAGAG TTTTTTCCTAGGATCATGGCAGAACTTTCAGAACTGCAGGAATTTTATGACCCTGACACAGTCGGACTCATGACCTGGATCAA AAGACAGGCTCCTATTGCTGCTGTGTTTGCCGGCAGTCCGCAGCTGATGGGCACGATCAAGTTGTGCACTGGCTGGATGGTGACCAACCTGCCCCTGTATAATGAGGAGGACCTGCAAAAGAGGAATGAGAAT ATTTTTCAGATCTATTCCAAAAGATCAGCTGAAGATATTTACAAGATACTCACATCATACAAAGCCACCTATTTGGTTATAGAGGATTCCATTTGCAATGAGGTGGGGCCTGTGAGGGGATGCCGGGTCAAAGACTTACTGGATATTGCCAACGGCCAT GTGTATTATGAAGAAAACGACAGCTATGGCTACTCTAAATATGGACGGTTTTGTCAGGAGATCAAAATGAACTATTCTCCATACGTGAACTACTTCACTCGAGTATACTGGAACAGATCCTATTACGTATACAAAGTCAACACTGTGATATCCTTCCAGTCCTGA
- the DPY19L4 gene encoding probable C-mannosyltransferase DPY19L4 isoform X3, with translation MVIISDDCRYPSYQNSCSYEVLLYVCKWDRKREGKTISQQTGAEDLKQRKKPNRTEAEGKAPEENDEETKKSKKSSRYVFIPRFAKLFFGCLAAVISGMMYAMYLSTYHERKFWFSGRPELEREITFQGDGAIYYSFYKDLLRAPSFKRGFNQLTHDNRTLSLKTMNVVRQMTLYPELIASLLYQASGSEEVIEPVYFYIGIVFGLQGIYVTALFVTSWLMSGTWLAGMLTVVWFIINRADTTKIDYSIPSRENWALPYFACQVAALTGYLKNNINPSAERFCYLLVSASTYTFMMMWEYSHYLLFVQAVCLFLLDTVGFTQTEKVHEVYKVYLFSLFLGYMLQFENPALLVSPLLSLVAAVLLAKYLQMNTKKGTLLSRMLKAIYFYLVFTITVTLNFVVKTFIPHKENEHLMKVLEVKLGLNITKNFTINWLLCQESLQTPSQDFFLRLTQSSLLPFYILVLIICLVSVGQATFRRISGEPVNDTAKLEGGRIGERPEVVYHVLHTLSLGLLAMMMEGMKYVWTPYVCMIAAFGVCSPELWMTLFKWLRLKAVHPILLALILSMAVPTIIGFSLWKEFIALVLPFSFFLGSWQNFQNCRNFMTLTQSDS, from the exons GAGCTGAAGAtctgaagcagagaaagaagCCAAACAGAACAGAAGCTGAAGGAAAAGCTCCTGAAGAAAACGATGAGGAAACAAAAAAGTCAAAAAAATCTTCAAGAT ATGTCTTCATTCCACGTTTCGCAAAGCTTTTCTTTGGCTGTCTTGCAGCAGTCATAAGTGGAATGATGTATGCCATGTACCTTTCGACATACCATGAGCGCAAATTCTGGTTCTCTGGCAGGCCG GAGCTTGAACGAGAAATCACATTTCAGGGTGATGGTGCCATTTactactcattttacaaagactTATTAAGAGCTCCCTCGTTTAAAAGAG GCTTTAATCAATTAACCCACGACAACAGGACTCTCTCGCTGAAGACCATGAATGTTGTGCGGCAAATGACGCTGTATCCAGAATTGATCGCCAGCCTCTTATACCAAGCATCTGGCAGTGAA GAGGTTATTGAGCCAGTATATTTTTACATTGGTATAGTATTTGGACTGCAGGGGATCTATGTGACTGCGTTGTTCGTAACCAGCTGGCTTATGAGTGGGACTTGGCTGGCAGGGATGCTGACAGTAGTCTGGTTCATTATTAACAG GGCAGATACCACAAAAATAGACTATTCTATCCCGTCAAGAGAAAATTGGGCATTGCCATATTTTGCTTGTCAAGTAGCAGCTCTTACTGGCTATTTAAAGAACAACATAAATCCTTCTGCTGAG AGGTTTTGCTACCTGTTGGTGAGTGCTTCAACCTACACTTTCATGATGATGTGGGAGTACAGTCACTATCTGCTGTTTGTCCAGGCTGTGTGTCTCTTCTTGTTGGACACTGTGGGTTTCACACAGACAGAGAAG GTACATGAAGTGTATAAGGTCtacttgttttctctctttctgggATACATGTTACAGTTTGAGAATCCAGCTCTGTTAGTGTCTCCACTCCTCAGCCTTGTTGCAGCGGTGCTGCTGGCAAAATACCTCCAG atgaATACAAAAAAGGGGACACTTCTTTCAAGGATGCTGAAAGCCATTTACTTTTATTTGGTATTCACAATAACAGTGACTTTGAATTTTGTAGTGAAG ACTTTTATTCCCCATAAAGAAAATGAACATTTAATGAAAGTGCTTGAAGTAAAATTGGGTTTAAACATAACTAA GAACTTCACAATCAACTGGCTGCTGTGTCAAGAGTCCCTTCAGACACCATCCCAAGACTTCTTTCTGCGGCTCACTCAGTCCTCACTATTGCCTTTCTACATTTTAGTGCTAATCATTTGCCTCGTGTCTGTTGGCCAGGCCACCTTCAGGAGAATTAG TGGTGAACCAGTCAATGACACAGCGAAGCTTGAGGGCGGGAGGATTGGAGAAAGGCCAGAGGTTGTGTACCATGTACTTCACACACTTTCGCTGGGATTGCTTGCAATGATGATGGAAGG AATGAAGTACGTGTGGACTCCCTATGTTTGCATGATTGCTGCGTTTGGCGTATGCTCTCCGGAGCTCTGGATGACTCTTTTCAAGTGGCTCCGACTGAAGGCTGTGCACCCTATTTTGCTG GCTCTCATTCTGAGTATGGCAGTTCCAACTATCATAGGCTTCAGCTTGTGGAAAGAG TTCATAGCCTTGGTGCTTCCTTTTAGTTTTTTCCTAGGATCATGGCAGAACTTTCAGAACTGCAGGAATTTTATGACCCTGACACAGTCGGACTCATGA